The following proteins are co-located in the Camelina sativa cultivar DH55 chromosome 12, Cs, whole genome shotgun sequence genome:
- the LOC104731423 gene encoding pyruvate, phosphate dikinase regulatory protein 1, chloroplastic, which translates to MALLSAMKLQGRPPPIISSSLNSNSKPAGSDSVSLNTSEPGSERKPRKFSSQLNRWNRARTLRSGGAKLDRTINNGSNTTTGPMRPIESSNRSDVSTQVDSDVSSSFSSSNGDNETDMTAAKSIYIVSDGTGWTAEHAVNAALGQFDYCLVDRGCPVNTHLFSGIEDGEKLMEIIKQAASEGAMVIYTLADPSMAEAAMRACKLWCIPSLDILGPITDSISSHLGTNPSGISRSVAHSSLNEDYFKRIEAIEFTIKHDDGALPENLEKADIVLVGVSRTGKTPLSTYLAQKGYKVSNVPIVNGVELPKTLFEIDPRKVFGLMINPVVLQGIREARAKSLGLGSSYKTKYSELGSVKEELELAKRIFAENPTWPVIEVTESAIEETAAVILRLYDERQSNRAMPRISKSY; encoded by the exons atggcACTTCTCTCGGCGATGAAGTTGCAGGGACGTCCACCACCGATCATCTCGTCCAGTCTCAACTCAAATTCCAAACCTGCAGGTTCGGATTCCGTTTCTTTAAACACCTCCGAACCTGGCTCGGAACGGAAGCCTCGAAAGTTCAGCTCCCAGCTGAATCGCTGGAACAGAGCACGAACCTTAAGGTCGGGCGGCGCGAAGCTGGACCGTACGATTAACAATGGTTCAAATACCACGACCGGTCCGATGCGTCCGATCGAAAGTTCGAATCGGTCTGATGTTTCGACACAAGTGGACAGTGACGTgtcatcatcattttcatcaagTAACGGAGATAACGAGACGGATATGACGGCGGCAAAGTCGATTTACATAGTCTCTGACGGAACTGGATGGACGGCGGAACACGCCGTTAACGCTGCTTTGGGCCAATTCGATTACTGCTTGGTCGACCGTGGCTGTCCCGTTAACACACATCTCTTCTCAGGG attgaaGATGGAGAGAAGTTAATGGAGATCATAAAGCAAGCAGCAAGTGAAGGAGCAATGGTAATATACACTTTAGCTGATCCATCAATGGCAGAAGCAGCAATGAGAGCTTGTAAGCTATGGTGTATCCCATCACTAGACATCCTCGGACCAATCACAGACTCAATCTCATCTCACTTAGGCACTAACCCTTCCGGTATCTCACGTAGCGTGGCACACTCATCTCTCAACGAAGACTACTTCAAAAGAATCGAAGCAATCGAATTCACGATCAAACACGACGACGGTGCCTTGCCTGAGAATCTTGAGAAAGCAGACATTGTTCTTGTTGGTGTCTCTAGAACAGGGAAGACACCGCTCTCTACTTACTTAGCTCAAAAGGGTTACAAAGTGTCTAATGTACCGATCGTTAACGGTGTGGAACTTCCCAAGACTCTGTTTGAGATCGACCCTAGAAAAGTTTTTGGTCTGATGATTAATCCGGTCGTGTTGCAAGGGATAAGAGAGGCTAGAGCCAAGAGTCTTGGACTTGGTTCGAGTTATAAGACTAAGTATTCTGAGTTGGGTTCTGTTAAAGAAGAGCTTGAGCTTGCCAAGAGAATTTTCGCAGAGAATCCTACATGGCCAGTGATTG aagTGACAGAGAGTGCGATTGAGGAAACTGCGGCAGTGATTTTGAGGCTTTACGACGAGAGACAAAGCAATCGAGCAATGCCTCGCATCTCTAAAAGCtactaa